From Macadamia integrifolia cultivar HAES 741 unplaced genomic scaffold, SCU_Mint_v3 scaffold885, whole genome shotgun sequence, one genomic window encodes:
- the LOC122070315 gene encoding uncharacterized protein LOC122070315 has translation MTSSLGGNPIMSKLWMQPLPIVRLLPRLMTKILLQLHFLNYRVQAIGKIIFTLLKERHRKAMENLERVEHHEFIARPENETALPSSIAQESSDSPDDVHTTDELTILPAGSLPEEKTSLKRLKRGKRPATTPTKSPTLTSKLSRTVVLISNSPPKKYKKVTNLPLHDDAAIFVTSDVLKGKGQVSNQVPVPILPKAPSTPTSKDVILSFFFFFLTDSSFQPSFLIYESGHRNFFFHRPSHLFPTLVAIG, from the exons ATGACTTCTAGTCTTGGTGGCAATCCTATTATGTCGAAACTTTGGATGCAACCCCTTCCAATCGTGCGTCTACTACCTCGGCTCATGACAAAGATTCTATTGCAGCTTCATTTCCTGAATTACAGAGTCCAGGCAATTGGAAAAATCATCTTCACTCTGCTAAAG GAGAGACACCGAAAAGCCATGGAGAATTTAGAACGCGTTGAGCATCATGAATTCATAGCACGGCCAGAAAATGAGA CCGCGCTTCCATCTAGCATTGCTCAAGAATCCTCAGACTCCCCTGATGATGTCCATACTACTGACGAACTGACCATACTACCAGCGGGTAGTCTTCCTGAAGAGAAAACTTCCTTGAAAAGGCTTAAGCGAGGTAAACGGCCTGCAACCACTCCGACTAAGTCTCCTACCCTGACATCGAAACTGTCTCGGACAGTAGTGCTTATATCTAACTCTCCGCCcaagaaatataaaaaagtCACCAATCTACCTCTACATGATGATGCTGCTATTTTCGTAACTTCTGATGTACTTAAAGGCAAGGGTCAAGTTTCCAATCAAGTACCTGTTCCCATTCTGCCAAAGGCTCCGTCTACTCCAACTTCTAAAGACgtaattctctcttttttttttttttttttaactgattcATCTTTTCAACCTTCTTTTCTCATATATGAGAGTGGTcatagaaattttttctttcataggCCTTCACATCTCTTCCCAACTTTAGTGgctattggatga